gaaaacagttgtaaatggttacgagagggagggagggttatatctagagcatgtgtgcgagaaagacacctcgggagagagtgtgtgagcatgtgtgagagaccaccgatggagagtgaaactacacgtaaaagactgctctacacattgattaaagatataaattgtatccaaatattaggatgggatcatgatatttgcaattcgcgtaaggagcggtcattgatccatcagacatctagattctatcgaatttgagcatgtctatgttattattcgacacaattaatccacatagttagtattttgaactccagacaatgcatcgctttagcaatcgaatataaacgtgagtatagttcatgttgtttgtgtaaagcacattatacacacgaaagttacacaatggacattataaatagctacctatgaactagcatacatttgaattcaacttaaggtggtttaaaaaaatcgaattcaacataaagtccattcaattatttgaatttgatatcatggcatttgtaaaccatacctaaattatgggggcaccaatctttgctctgattttgtacataatagcatatgtagtcgtgtacaaaatagattcaaatttagctcctccattccaaaataatcgtagttataggattttcaagtgtcaaaatttcaaaaagaagcggataatttaatgaggttttcaaacatacaaggtcaaatataacattgtctatttaggtcaatcctcatagttcaagagtactctaaacgtgaacgATACAGGCggccattttctatttttttccaaCAAATTTCAAACCGACAAATTTGGACATAATTCATATCTTAGGATTTTTTACAAAGATTGGAACGAAATTTGAACTAAAACTTTTTTAAAACAACTAATCTACTCGTCTTCACTTGCGCCGTCCAGCATGACCAAGTcaagctcgccgccatcgtcgtcgcccgggccgtcgtcgtcatcgtcgctgcCGCCCCCGCCGAGGAAGTCGAGGTTGttgtcctcctcgccgccgccgccttcatggACAGGCGGAGGGCCTTGTTCTGCCCCGGCTGCCCGGCATGTCATCTGGGTCTCCAGGCGCGTGAGGCGGAATCCACCCCTAAGCCATCGCGGACTCGCAGATCGCCCAGAAGAGGTCGGGCATGTCGTCGGGGTCGCTAGCCTCTCTGAGCGCCGCCAGCTTGGGTGTGATCTCCGGCGCAGGTTCGCGACAACCGCGGGCGCAACATGAGGCGGGGTTGGGGAGGATGGACATGTCGCGCCACGCCAGCCCGGCGGCGCGCAAGTTCCCGTCGACGAGCCTCCACGATGACCTCGTCGAAGTTCTTCCCCACCCAGAATTTGCGCCGGCCCGTGCGCGTTGCAGCCGGCCGTCGTGACGCTACCGCTGCTCGACCGCGCAGCCGCCGCCGTTAATGTGCCAGCCCGACGGGAGTGGCAAGCACGGCATCTGTCATCTACATTTTCTGGACCGCATCATGATCAGATTGAcggaaattttcagaaaatgaaagCAAACGGGAGCGGCAAACTGAAGTGGGGACATTTTCGGATTCAGATAGGGAAATCTGACGCGTCCTCCATCGCCAAGTCCAGCCAGCGTCTTTAAATATCAGCACAGAGCACCTTCGCGTCCCACAACACCTTCCTGATCCCGCAGACAAACCTCTCCCAAATCCCAATCCCCCGCCCACCCTCGATCGACATCAAACCCTAGCAGCAGATCGGGCAGCCACCGGCCGGGATGGAGGGGCTCGACGTCGACGACGTCTTCCACCACTACCGGCTGAGCCCTACGGAAGTGGAGGCCGTCACCTACTACCTGCCACGCCTCCTCTCCGGCGAGACGCTGCATGCCGTCGACAAGCTCATCCACCGCGTCGACATCACCGGCTGCGAGCCCAAGGATCTGGCCGCCCGATACGCGCCCGTGCCGCAGGCCATGAGCAGCGGCGACCGGTTCTTCTTCACCACGTGCAAGAGCAAGAACGGGAGCAAGCTCCAGAGCGTGCGCAGCGCCGGCGGCGGCACCTGGAGCATCCAGAAAACCTCGGAGATTAGCCACGCGGGAGTCAAGGTCGGCGAGGTCAAGAACCTGtccttcaagaagaagggcaagtcgaCAGGCTGGGTCATGGAGGAATACCGGTGCCTGCTGCCGGAGGCCACCGTCTCCGACGGGGTGAAGGTGTTCAGCAAGATGCACTTGGCTCAGCATGCTCCTGACGCGGCCCGCCAGGAATCGGAGGCGTACAAGCTTCAGCAACAGCAACCAGAGGCCGTGACCCCGAGCACGCACGCGCAGAAGAGGCCAGCGACCGCTGCCGCCGTCGATCCTCAACCGGCGCGCCCCAAGAAGAGGACGTGCGTTGCCGTCCCCGTCCCGGCACCTGGAGCATCGGCCACACCGTCGTTCTTGATGTATGATGAGGCAGCCAGAGCAATGCATGGCCCGCTGCCTCACACCAACTTCCCTGTTCAGTATGCACAAGCATCATGCGAGTCCACTACAACATCCAGCCGCTCCGACGTTGCTCAAGCTCCTGAGATTTCCTCCCAGCCAGATGTGATGGAGTCCACCCAATCAGAAGAGGCTGGCTCGAGCATTGCAAGGAGCACATCTGAAGAGGATGTGTTTGAGCCATTGGGGCCTATTTCCGATTTGCCGGATTGGGAGGAAGATGGTTTTGATCTTGAAGAACTAATGAGAATGATGGAAGACGACCCAATTGAAGTTGAGCCGGTCACTGGAGCCAACACTGGCGTGGAGATGGGCCAACAGGAACCTCTGTACCTGGATGCCTTGGACCAAGGCGTGCTGGAGGGCATGCTGCAGTCTGATGACCCTTACCCAATGTGGAGATCAGAGGATCAGGCCATGCACAACCCTGCCTTCCATGATGACAAGGAGAAGAGGTACAATGCCGCGTCGGATCTTGACGCTCCATCGCTTCAGGGACAGGACCACTTGTTCAAACCGCGGCCGTGCTCCTTCGATCCATTTGAAGCAGCATGGAAGGCCGAAGAGGCGCTCGAGAAGGAGAAGAGGTGCAATGCCGCGGCCAATCTTCACGCTGGAGGGCACAGCAACTTCTTCTCGCCTNNNNNNNNNNNNNNNNNNNNNNNNNNNNNNNNNNNNNNNNNNNNNNNNNNNNNNNNNNNNNNNNNNNNNNNNNNNNNNNNNNNNNNNNNNNNNNNNNNNNNNNNNNNNNNNNNNNNNNNNNNNNNNNNNNNNNNNNNNNNNNNNNNNNNNNNNNNNNNNNNNNNNNNNNNNNNNNNNNNNNNNNNNNNNNNNNNNNNNNNNNNNNNNNNNNNNNNNNNNNNNNNNNNNNNNNNNNNNNNNNNNNNNNNNNNNNNNNNNNNNNNNNNNNNNNNNNNNNNNNNNNNNNNNNNNNNNNNNNNNNNNNNNNNNNNNNNNNNNNNNNNNNNNNNNNNNNNNNNNNNNNNNNNNNNNNNNNNNNNNNNNNNNNNNNNNNNNNNNNNNNNNNNNNNNNNNNNNNNNNNNNNNNNNNNNNNNNNNNNNNNNNNNNNNNNNNNNNNNNNNNNNNNNNNNNNNNNNNNNNNNNNNNNNNNNNNNNNNNNNNNNNNNNNNNNNNNNNNNNNNNNNNNNNNNNNNNNNNNNNNNNNNNNNNNNNNNNNNNNNNNNNNNNNNNNNNNNNNNNNNNNNNNNNNNNNNNNNNNNNNNNNNNNNNNNNNNNNNNNNNNNNNNNNNNNNNNNNNNNNNNNNNNNNNNNNNNNNNNNNNNNNNNNNNNNNNNNNNNNNNNNNNNNNNNNNNNNNNNNNNNNNNNNNNNNNNNNNNNNNNNNNNNNNNNNNNNNNNNNNNNNNNNNNNNNNNNNNNNNNNNNNNNNNNNNNNNNNNNNNNNNNNNNNNNNNNNNNNNNNNNNNNNNNNNNNNNNNNNNNNNNNNNNNNNNNNNNNNNNNNNNNNNNNNNNNNNNNNNNNNNNNNNNNNNNNNNNNNNNNNNNNNNNNNNNNNNNNNNNNNNNNNNNNNNNNNNNNNNNNNNNNNNNNNNNNNNNNNNNNNNNNNNNNNNNNNNNNNN
This portion of the Triticum aestivum cultivar Chinese Spring unplaced genomic scaffold, IWGSC CS RefSeq v2.1 scaffold13978, whole genome shotgun sequence genome encodes:
- the LOC123175675 gene encoding uncharacterized protein translates to MEGLDVDDVFHHYRLSPTEVEAVTYYLPRLLSGETLHAVDKLIHRVDITGCEPKDLAARYAPVPQAMSSGDRFFFTTCKSKNGSKLQSVRSAGGGTWSIQKTSEISHAGVKVGEVKNLSFKKKGKSTGWVMEEYRCLLPEATVSDGVKVFSKMHLAQHAPDAARQESEAYKLQQQQPEAVTPSTHAQKRPATAAAVDPQPARPKKRTCVAVPVPAPGASATPSFLMYDEAARAMHGPLPHTNFPVQYAQASCESTTTSSRSDVAQAPEISSQPDVMESTQSEEAGSSIARSTSEEDVFEPLGPISDLPDWEEDGFDLEELMRMMEDDPIEVEPVTGANTGVEMGQQEPLYLDALDQGVLEGMLQSDDPYPMWRSEDQAMHNPAFHDDKEKRYNAASDLDAPSLQGQDHLFKPRPCSFDPFEAAWKAEEALEKEKRCNAAANLHAGGHSNFFS